The Planctomycetota bacterium DNA segment CGCTGGCGCGCAGGCCGGCGTCCTTGAGCTTGGCCGTGACTTCGTCGGCGTAGTCGTTGAACTTTTCGCTGATGGGCAGGACCATCGCTTGGGTCGGGGCGAGCCAGGTGGGGAACGCGCCGGCGAAGTGTTCGATGAGCACGCCGACGAACCGCTCCATCGAGCCGAAGGGGGCGCGGTGGAGCATGACGGGTCTGTGGGTGGCGTTGTCGGCACCGACGTAAGTCAGGCCGAAGCGTTCGGGGAGTTGGTAATCGACCTGCACGGTTCCAAGCTGCCACTCGCGGCCCAAGGCATCCTTGATGACGAAGTCGATCTTCGGCCCGTAGAACGCGGCCTCTCCGGGCTCGGAGGCGTAGTCGACGCCGAGGGTTTCGGCCGCGTCGATGCAAGCCTTCTCCGCCCGATCCCATTGCGCAGGGTCACCGACGTACTTGCTCGAGTCGGGGTCGCGCAAACCCACCCGCACACGGCACTCGGTCATACCCAACGTGCCGAGCACAACCTTCACCAGTTCGAGACAGCCCTGTATCTCCGCGGCGACCTGATCTTCGGTGCAGAAAATGTGGGCATCGTCCTGGGTGAAGCCACGCACGCGGGTCATGCCGCCGAGCTCGCCGGACTGCTCCCAGCGGTAAACGGTACCGAACTCGGCGATGCGGACCGGCAGGTCGCGATAGCTATGGGCGTCCGAGGCGTAGATGCGCACGTGATGCGGGCAGTTCATCGGCTTGAGCAGGTAACCGTCGATCTCGCCCTTCTCCAGCATCCCGGCCAGGTCCGCACACGATTTGCCCTCGGCCCCGAGCCGCTTGATCGTGTCGTAGTCGATCAGCGGCGGGAACTGGCTGTCGGCGTAGTACGGGTAATGGCCGGAAGTACGGTAGAGGTCGAGCTTACCGATGTGCGGAGTGACGACCTGCTGGTAGCCCTGGCGGGTGAGGTGTTCGCTGATGAAGTTCTGTAACTCCTGGCGAACGACCGCGCCATTGGGCTTCCAGAGCACCAAGCCTTGGCCGGACTGCTCGTCGATGGTGTATAGCCCTAGCTGGGGGCCGAGGACGCGGTGGTCGCGCTTCTTCGCCTCAGCGAGTTTTTCCAAGTGCTCGGCCAGTTCCTTCTTGTCGAAGAACGCGGTTCCGTAGATGCGGGTGAGTTGCTCGCGGTTGGCATCGCCTCGCCAGTACGCGCCGGCGATGCTCATGAGTTTGAAGGCGCCGATCCGGCCGGTGTCGGGTAAATGTGGGCCACGGCACAGATCGGTGAACTCGCCCTGACGGTACAGCGACACCGTCGCCTCGCCCTGGGCCGCGAGTTCGTCGATCAACTCTTTCTTGAACCGCTGATTCTCCGCGGCCAAAGCGGTATTGGCGGCGTCGGGCGTGACGTCCTCGCGGGTGAACGCCAGCTTCTCCTTGACGATCTTCTTCATCTCCTTCTCGACCTTCGACAAGTCATCGGCGGAAATGGCTTCGGGGAGTTCGACATCGTAATAGAAGCCGTTGTCGATGACCGGGCCGATGGTGTACTGGACGTCGTTGCCGTAGATGCGCCGTAGGGCCTGGGCCAGGACGTGGGCGGTTGAGTGGCGCATGACGAACAGGCCCTCGGGGTCGCGGGAGGTGAAGAGCCGAACCTCGTGCGTGCCGGTAAGCGGAAACGAGAGGTCGACCTGCTTGCCGTCGACCTCGGCGGCGAGTGCGGCGCGCGCCAGGCCTGGGCCGATGGTTTCGGCAAGGGTCATGACGGTCGCCCCCTCGGGCAGTTGTTTCTCGGATCCGTCCGGCAGCTTCGCGGTGGGCATGGGGCCATCGTTGCACCGAGATCGGCCCAAGCAAGCAGCCGCCGGCGTCAACCAACGAACCTCAGCCCGGCCCGCGTCCTGAACCTGCGTCGCCCAGCCCGTGCGACAACCCGTCACACGAGGGTGCGACAAATACGACCCCAAGGTGGCTTTATCGCGCCATCAGGTCGAAAAATCAAACGTCGCCACCAACGGAAGCAGCGGCAACCCAGCCGTCCGAACGCTGTGTTAGCAAAGGACGAAACCGGTCGCCGGCCTATGGCAAGTCGCGTATCGGTTTCCTACCTTGGCGGCGACCAGTCGCAC contains these protein-coding regions:
- the thrS gene encoding threonine--tRNA ligase, producing MPTAKLPDGSEKQLPEGATVMTLAETIGPGLARAALAAEVDGKQVDLSFPLTGTHEVRLFTSRDPEGLFVMRHSTAHVLAQALRRIYGNDVQYTIGPVIDNGFYYDVELPEAISADDLSKVEKEMKKIVKEKLAFTREDVTPDAANTALAAENQRFKKELIDELAAQGEATVSLYRQGEFTDLCRGPHLPDTGRIGAFKLMSIAGAYWRGDANREQLTRIYGTAFFDKKELAEHLEKLAEAKKRDHRVLGPQLGLYTIDEQSGQGLVLWKPNGAVVRQELQNFISEHLTRQGYQQVVTPHIGKLDLYRTSGHYPYYADSQFPPLIDYDTIKRLGAEGKSCADLAGMLEKGEIDGYLLKPMNCPHHVRIYASDAHSYRDLPVRIAEFGTVYRWEQSGELGGMTRVRGFTQDDAHIFCTEDQVAAEIQGCLELVKVVLGTLGMTECRVRVGLRDPDSSKYVGDPAQWDRAEKACIDAAETLGVDYASEPGEAAFYGPKIDFVIKDALGREWQLGTVQVDYQLPERFGLTYVGADNATHRPVMLHRAPFGSMERFVGVLIEHFAGAFPTWLAPTQAMVLPISEKFNDYADEVTAKLKDAGLRASANKGNEKIGAKIRTATMAKVPYMLIVGEKEQADGTVSLRHRTAGDAGSLTPAEAVERLRAEVAERVLQPAQ